A region of Planctomycetota bacterium DNA encodes the following proteins:
- a CDS encoding carbon storage regulator, which produces MGNFVRTRRYGESITVDGPATIIFAGNKGRAGRLVVQAPESTKITLGERQRQDTKPVNEPFID; this is translated from the coding sequence ATGGGCAACTTTGTTCGCACTCGTCGTTATGGCGAGTCAATCACCGTCGACGGGCCAGCGACGATCATCTTCGCAGGCAACAAGGGCCGCGCTGGTCGGCTCGTCGTCCAGGCGCCCGAGTCGACAAAGATCACGCTCGGCGAACGCCAGCGTCAGGACACGAAGCCCGTAAACGAACCGTTTATTGACTGA
- a CDS encoding helix-turn-helix transcriptional regulator, which translates to MSLVEKVVSNIRRACKEKNISQRELSRRSGVGHVTICRILSGQQSPSLETCDAIAAALRVSAERFFTKTS; encoded by the coding sequence ATGTCGCTGGTCGAAAAAGTCGTGTCGAACATACGTCGCGCGTGCAAAGAAAAAAATATTTCGCAGCGCGAACTGTCGCGACGGTCGGGGGTCGGGCATGTTACGATTTGCCGCATTTTGTCGGGCCAACAGTCGCCGAGCCTGGAAACCTGCGACGCCATAGCGGCAGCGCTGCGCGTGAGCGCGGAAAGATTTTTTACGAAAACTAGTTGA